The DNA segment CTCCAGTAGCAGATAATAAGTCCATTCCCATATAATGGGTAACGACATAACGACCTTCCAGTACTCCAGACATAGCCATAATTAATGAACCGCCACAAACAGATGTCACTAACATTTCGGGATCATTAATAGCTTCGATTATTTGTTCTCTCAGTCCTGTTTCAGAAGCTCTCTTTAATTTCATCGGAACAGAATCTGGATCATTTTCATTTACACTCCCAGAAGCACCAGGGATTAAAACGATACCTTTTTTTGATAAATCCAGTTTATGGCTCACAGTGAGAGGATAATCGTTAATTCCACTTAACACGTGTTCTTTATCATCAGCTCCGACAAACTCAACCATGATATCCTCCGAAGTATACATTGCAGCTGCACTAAAAACTTCGTAGGGAGCAATGGCGTCTAATAAATCTACACCTTCAAACAAGACAATTTGAATATTCATTATGGCACCTCGTTAGTAGATAATTTTAGACCGAACCGTCCGGTCCGATTTGATTATAACAATATAACTACAGGTAATACAATGTTTTTATATTTTTTATTTTTTTGTGAAACCATTTAAAAGAACCTTCACATACTTTATGTTTGAATAAATGTGTTCATTATTTAACGTTAACCTGCTAGTCATTATGGCACCTTCCATTGAAGATAGAATATAAGATGCTAGTGAATCAGGGTCTGTTTCCTGCAAAAATTCTCCACTATCTTTTCCTTCGCTAATAATTCCTGATACAAATTGAATCATTTCTTGAAAAGCCATCGACATGAGTTGTTTTAATTCAGGAAAAGTGGAGTCACTTTCAACAGCAGTATTAAGCAATGGACAACCTCCTTCAATTGGGGGATTGTGGACGGCATCTAAGTAAATTTCTGATAGTGCAATAATTTTTTTCGTTGCAGTGCTTTTTCCTTTAATCGCTTCTTTCATATACGACCAAATGATCAATCCTGCTTTCTCATAAGCAGCTAAAGCAATATCGTTTTTATTTTTAAATCTCCGATATATAGCTCCCTTAGGTAATGAAGTAATATCCATAATATCTTGAATGGATGTTTGGTGAATTCCTTTCGTATTAAATAAAAATAACGACTGATCGAGAATTAAATTATACGTATCATCTTTTTTATTCATAGTGATTGCCTCCAATTTAATAGTTTTCATTCTGTAGATCTGAATTTATCCATGCTTAATTCTAATCATTCAGTCTGATTGTTACAAGTATACAATAGTTAATCATTATATTAATCCTAATGAGATTAACAGAAAACGAATAAAATATGTGTATCTTAAATTGTTATTCGGGATTTATGAGTGGGGTACCAGTATAAAGGTTCTCCAATTGGCTAAGGATAAGGGGATTTTAACTTCACCAAATCTTCACCACAATTTCTGAAAATGAATGATTTTATGTGAAATAGGTGTAAGTGGGTGTAAGTAGTATGCGTGATTGCAAGAGATAACACGTTTCCACGTCATTGAGGGCTTAGTGAGATAAAAATCGTGGAGGTTTGACTCCTCTCAACAGTATATCAGAGTACAAGTACCAAGGCTTTAAGAGCTTTTGTACTTTTTTATGATAAAGTTTATTCGGTATTAAGAATAGTGAGAATACAAAGTCTAGTTTTATTTATAAAATTTCTATAAATAATTACTAATAACCATAGACTAACACCTTACTATATATTAATATATTTCATTTGTTGAAGTATTTTACATAAAATTGAATATTATGGAGGATAATAATGAAAAAGTATCTAGGAGCTTTGTTGGTGGCACTTGTAACAGCTATACCTATGGGGTATGCTAATGCTGAGGAGAATGACTCAGTAATAATAGTTAATAAGTTTGATAATGAGATTGAAGTTAATTTTGAAGAAAATATTGATATTGATCAAATTACTGATTCAATGTTGCAGACAATCGTTGATCAAAGTGCAGACTTAAACGATGAGAGCGACAGTGTTACGATCCATAGTATTGATGATGGCGATGAAGTTGATGAAGTTGATGAAGTTGATGAAGTTGATGAAGTTGATGAAGTTGATGAAGAATACTTTGACGAAATTAGTAACATTGATAACGATAATACTTTTAATTTAATGGCAGCAGCTACTTGGAATGTCACAAAAAAGGTTACAGGCTCTAAAGTAAATGGATATGCTAAAGAAATTATAAGTGTGCCAAGAGGAGCAACAACGACATTGACTTCTAGTTTTAGTATATCAAATAAGAGAACTGTTTCTATATCGGGTGGAGGCTCATTTCCTTCAGGGCTTAGTGGAAGTCTTACTTCAGGTATGGAAAGTACAAAAAGTAAAACAATTACTGTTAGTAGAAAATTTACTGGACCAGACAAAAATTCAAAATTTAATACTACTATATACTATGTAACGCCTTTTCGTGACACTGGAACATGGTCAGCTTATAAAAGTAACAAGAAAAACAAGAAATATACTGGTAGTTGGTCGCAACCTGCTAAAAGCGGAGCGTTTGTAGAGTGGTCTCAAAATTATAAATAAGATACGAGGGAAAATAAATGAACTGGGGTAACGTTCTTAAATTTGGTTTATTAGGTTTTTTTATTGGAGTAGGTATCAGTTTATTTATACCAACTGTATTTATTGATAATGTTCAAAGTGATCCATATATCAGTGTTTTAGATCATTATCCTGTTGGAAAAGTCATTCTGAATATTGCAAGATATGGGGTTATTGGCTCATTTACGTTCATCTGCTTCACTCTTGCCTATCAATTAAGAAAAAAATAAAAAATCTAATTTGAACGTTATTTAAGTTATAATCTGAGATTCTCGTGGGCGCAAGTGAGTGCAAGTCGTATGCGTATTTACAGGAGATAGCACGTTTCCATGGAATTGATGCCTTAGTGAGGCTTGTAGCCTCTTAACCGAATACTATAAGTACAGGGATTTTAAAAGCTAAGCATTGTTAAAGCAGTAGAATTATAAAAAAAGGTCAAACTAATTAGCTTGACCTTTTTTCTTAGATAGTTTGAATTGAACAGTTCCTCTAGAAAAACCATTAAACCTAAGGCATCAACTTAATGTGAATAGGCGTGTAGGAAATACTAAAAGTAGTCTATAAACACGTGCACGAATAACTCATTAATTGATAATATAATTGCTCATTTGTAATTGACAAAAGAGTCTCCATATTTACTCCATTAAAGAAAGAAATATTAATAAAGATATGGAATTAAAACAAAAAGATGTACCTATACAAAGGTTTTGTAACTCTTATTACCCTTTCTCGTCATTGAGGGCCTAGTGAGGTTAAACTCGTGGAGGTTCGAGTCCTCTCAACCGCATATAGGTGAAATCGAGTAGTAGCAAGGCTTTCGGAGCTTTGGTGCTATTTTTTTTGCGTTCTAAAACTGGAGAGTATCCAAAATTCTTTCCACATTCTTTCCACGCATGTTTTGGTGCATGAAAACGAAAATCTGTAATGTTCGGTTTTTGCATTCAGTACTTTGCATTTTTATATAGCACCAGATATGAGTCAACATTATTTACTTTGCTCAACAATTCCTAAGGATTATAATGTTCAAAAAGGTAAATGCTATTTTTTATGGGGTGAGATCTTGTATGTCTCTATTTATCAGTATAAGCGGTCTAGTTTAGATTCACTATTTAACTTTCCAATTAAGACTTCTCAAAATAACTTTATTGAGCTTTCTTCTTATAGGAGTAATGATGTCTCTTCGGAGTATTATTATGACAATATGCTAACTAAGCTAATAGAATCTAGTAATGATAGTTATCCTATAAAGTTATATGTAGAGCTTTATCAGGAGATTGATGAGGAGCTTCTTAATAATAAGATTAACTTTATGGTCTTATGTGAGTCATATGAAAAAAAGCTCTACTGTTTAAATATCTGTAATCGAGATGAATTAAAGTCTTCATTAAAGTTTTTTTATCAATCAGGCATGGATTCTTTGTTTAACACTATCACTAAGTCAGACCAAAAAGTTCATATTACAATTAAAAATCAAATTGTACTATTTGCGGACCAAGACCTCGAAATTCCATGTTTTAGCTTTACGCATGATTTACAAGGTCTAATATTATTTGGACAAGAAAAATGGACAAGTGAGGATTTTGTAAAGAAAGAACTACTTGGAGATAGTTTAGTAATAGAAGAAGTCGATATTCTTTAATAGAACAGTATGATTTAATGAGATTCATTAACCTAGTGAGTGATTTACTTGCTAGGTTTCTTTTAACCGTACCATAAGGAAAAGTAGCTCTCTGCATGTATTAAGATGATTGAATTGATAAAAGAGGATTCTAGAAGCTGGAATGGATCATACCTTCAAGAGTATGGAGTAAGTCGGTTATGTTATGTTTTAATCATTAAATTACTATTTATAGTCTCTAAAGATGAGCTTTAGTGAATGGAGTGACACAATGAAGAGCAATCTATTTAAACAATTTTTTTTGACAATAGTATCTGCTATAATTACAACTTTTCTGTTAGCATTTATTTATGTTTTATTTACTCAGGTTTATAGATATTTCAATAACTCAAGCGAAACATCTGATATTATCTATGAATTTCTATTACTTAATATGTTAATAATTCCATTTGTAATTGGTTTGTTTATTATAATTTTTTTGGTTTACAAGATCCTCAACTGGTATGATACTCGGAACAAAAGCATATAAATTCTGAAAATCTTGAGGTTATAATCAATCAGATTATTGAAACCCCCCTCTTATCTAATAGGGGGGATGTAATAATGTTAGATTACTAGAAAAGATAACTTCATTCTTTACTTCTTTGCAACAGCTCCATGTTGAATCAGTAAGATTGATGATGCTATTCCAATAAAGTTAAGTATGACTCCAATTGG comes from the Alkalihalobacillus sp. FSL W8-0930 genome and includes:
- a CDS encoding TetR/AcrR family transcriptional regulator — protein: MNKKDDTYNLILDQSLFLFNTKGIHQTSIQDIMDITSLPKGAIYRRFKNKNDIALAAYEKAGLIIWSYMKEAIKGKSTATKKIIALSEIYLDAVHNPPIEGGCPLLNTAVESDSTFPELKQLMSMAFQEMIQFVSGIISEGKDSGEFLQETDPDSLASYILSSMEGAIMTSRLTLNNEHIYSNIKYVKVLLNGFTKK